The Bradyrhizobium barranii subsp. barranii genome segment CGCTGTGGTGGCGCAATCCCTGGATGCTCAAATGCCAGCGCGTGATCCTCAACCCGGCGCATCCCTCCCGATACGGACGCCTGCGCAAGGAGCCGCGGAAAGACGGGCTGTCGAGCATCGAGGCGGCCGCGACCATCCTGGCCAGTCTTGAGAAGCGCCCCGATATCGCCGAGACGCTCAATGCCAGTTTTGAACGGATGTTGACGCGCTACCGCGAGGTTCAGGCCGAAATGCCGGAATTGGCGCCAAAACCGCCGGTCAAGGACCGCCGGCGCGGTGTCCGGCGCAGCAAGCGCAGCTGACTCGCGCTCAAATCCTCCGTTGATTGCCCCGCGCGAGACGGGCGGGTAGAGACGATCGGCCGATGGGCCGCGAACTGTTATCTTCGCAGCATCGGAAAGCCGGAAGCGGAAGGGGCAGTCGCATTCAGGCCGCAGCAAAGGAAATCCTTGCACAGGCGGCGCGGCCCGATCGGTGGGGCACGCTCGCGCTGATGGACATCTCGCTGCGTTACCGGCGCACCGTGATCGGCCCGCTCTGGATCACGCTGACGCTGGCAGCAACAATCGCAAGTGTCGGCACGGTCTACGCCGCACTGTTCAAGCAGGACATCGCCGGTTTCCTGCCGCCCTTCGCCGTCGGCCTGATCGTCTGGACCCTGATCGCGACGACGCTCCAGGAAGGCTCAAGCATCTTCGTGGCGTCCGGTCACCTGATCAAGGCCGTGCCGGCGCCGCTGATCGTGCATGTGCTCCAGATGATCGCGCGCAACGTGCTCATCTTCGCGCATCATCTCGTGATCGTGGCGCTGCTCTACATCGTGATGCCCTGGCCGCTGCATGGGAGCATGCTGCTCGCGGTGCCCGGCTTTGCGATTCTGCTCATCGTTCTGCTCGGCGGATCGATCGCGCTCGGCATGCTCTGCGCGCGCTTTCGCGATATCGGCACGGGGATCGTCAGCGGCCTGCAATTCATCTTCTTCCTGACGCCGATCATCTGGACCGAGGACGCCCTGCGCGGCACCGCGTTCGACTGGCTGATCCGCGCCAATCCGTTCGCGACGCTGCTCGACCTCGTGCGCAGGCCGCTGCTGTCGCAGCCGACCGATCCTGTCCAATGGCTGCTCGGGGCGATCTATGCGATCGTCGTAGCCGTCATCGCCTTCGGCTGCTACGCAAAATACCGCCACCGCGTGGCGTATTGGCTGTGACGCGCGCATGAGCCTTGCTGCCCACATCGTGCTTCGCAACGTTTCGGTCAACTTTCCGGTGCTGTCGTTCCGCGACCGTTCGCTGCGCAGCCGGTTCGTCACCGCGGTGACGCTGCGCCGGACACCAGCGGTGCCGCACATCGTCTCCGCGCTCAACGACGTCAGTCTCGACATCCGCGCCGGCGACCGCGTCGCCATCATCGGCGCCAACGGCGCAGGCAAGACCACGCTGCTCCGGGTGCTCGCCGGCATCTATCATCCGACCGCGGGCAGCGTGGACGTACTTGGCCGCTGCCTGTCGCTGTTCGATCTGTCGGCCGGCTTCGACGAGGAGGCCACGGGCTACGAGAACATCGTGCGCCGCGGGCTCGTAATCGGCGCGCGGCGCTCCGAGATCGATGCGCGGGGGGCGGAGATCGCCGAGTTCACCGAGCTCGGTGACAGGCTCGACCTGCCGCTGCGGACCTATTCCAGCGGCATGATGCTGCGGCTGATCTTCGCGGTCGCAACCGCCGTGGAAGGCGAGATCGTGCTGCTGGACGAATGGATCGGCGTCGGCGACCAGCAATTCCGCCGGAAGGCGCGGCAGCGGCTCGACGAGATCGTGGCCCGTGCGGGCATCTTGGTGCTGGCCTCCCACGACATCGAGCTGATCCAGAGCACCTGTAACCGCGCGATCCTGCTGGAGGAGGGGCGGATCACCGCGGCCGGCCCGACCGATGCGATTCTTGCGAAATATCTCGCCGGCCCCGGCGGGGCCAAGGCGTAAACGCCCGGTCGGGGTTGCCTAAGCCATTGATCCCCTATATTGCTCCGCCCTTACGGGGCCACGTGGCGGAGTGGTTACGCAACGGTCTGCAAAACCGTGTACACCAGTTCAATTCTGGTCGTGGCCTCCATAACAACCTCCTGATATTTCATCACAAATTTGCACTCACCGCGCGTTCCGCCGAACGCGCGATTGAGGCCTGCCAGGCCATGCACACCGGGTTTGCCCGGGGCTTGGCGGACACCAGCGATTCAGGCCCGATGGCATAGACTTCGCATCTGCGAAGTGATGCGTCACGAACCCCTGGAGCTGGAGAGCACGTGAGCGACGTCGTCCGATTTGTCCCGAAATCCGAGCTGGAGCGGGCTCGCCTCATTCGCGAGGCCCGTGCGATCTATGACAGCATCTTTCCGCCGGCCGCACCCGACCGGGCGCCGCAGGACGGCGAGGAGCGGGTCAAGACCTGATCGGCGCCGCGCCGTTCCGGCGCATGGCCGATAGCAAAACGCCCGCGGGAGCGGGCGCATCGGTTGACGTTGAAAGTGGCCTCAACCGGCCGCGTACCAGCCGTCCGGAAACGGCAGAAGGGGCCAGGCGCCCTCATTGTCATTGGCGGCTTTGGGCGTTGCGACGTACGACCACGAGCGGGGCACGAATTCCTCCTCCGGCTCGGGCGCGAAATCTTGATAGACCATGGCGTCCCGGACGGCATCCAGCAGCAAGTTGAATTCGGCTTCGCTCATCGCACCCTCGCAGAACGCGGATGGCGCAATGTCGCAAAGCCGGTTTGTTACCCGATTGAGCCGATCGTTCGCATTTTAGCGATCCGGCGATCGGGCTCCGATTGGTTAGCGATTCCTTAAAATCCCCGCGGAACCGTACGTTCCTCCCGTCCGGCCTCAGTGTGAAAGAGATCACATCCCCCGCGATTTATTTCTCCTACCCCTCGGCACGACACCGGCCAGCGAAGGCCGGGAGCGGGCAAGGCAGACGGGAGACTTGGTCATGAAGGCAAGGTTCTTGCGGTTTGCGGGTGCGAAGAGACGGTCGCGCCGCGCCTCGACGGTCGGGCTGTTCCTGGCGCTGTTTGCCTCCGCCGCCAATGCGCAGCAGGGAACGCCCGAGCAGCGCCGGGCCTGCACCCCCGACGTCTATCGGCTCTGCGCCGGCGAGATCCCCAACGTCGCGCCATCACGGCCTGTCTGCGCCGTAACCGCTCAAGCTTGAGCGAGGCTTGCCGCACCGTCTTCGACCAGGCCGGCGGCTGACATAGCCGCCCTGTGGGTTTGTGCGCAGCAAGTGGCTCGTGCGGTCTCGCGAATCCGGCATAGTCGGCCTGTGGATATGCTGCGGACAGGCTGTGGAAAGCGGTGAGATGCTGTGGATGTCGTCCACAGATGCGTCTGCCCCGCGCCTCATTTCCGTCAGCAAACGTCATATCTCTGTCAAATATCCTGACTGATTGATTCTCCGACCGCCCAGATTATTGCGTCGCGCGAGATCATTTGGTTCTCCCGAATTCGGAATTGCGTGCCGCAGGACACCTGACGCACGAACAGTTTTTGTGCAGCGGGCTGCCCAATTCGCGGGCCCCATTCATCCAATTTTTTGTACGCCCGCGGACAAGCTTTCCCGTCCGCACTCCACCTAGGCTCGTTCCCGAGATCTGGAACATGGCCAGTGCCATGACAATTCGAAGGAGCTGGAGATGGAGACACGGGTATTGCCCCATGCACGGGGGATCGCACGCGCATCATTGCCATGGCGCAAGGTCGCGCTCGGCGCCACCATCGCTTTCGGCTTCGTCGCCGCGGCACCGTTGAGCGCGCAGGCCGCCGCGCCCGCCGCCTGCGCCGCGCTCCAGGAGAAATATCCGGACTGGAAGGGCAAGACCCTCGTCAACGCGATCAACCCGCACACGCCGGGCTATGAAACGATCGACCCGAAGGATCCCAGCAAATATATCGGCTTCGACATCGATCTTGGCGAAGCCATCGGCGAATGCCTCGGCTTCAAGCTGACCTACAAGCCGGTGACGTTCGCAGCACTCCTCACAACACTCGCTGCCGGCCAGGCGGACATCGTCATCTCCGACATCTACGCCACCAAGGAGCGCGCCAAGGCCGCCGACTTCATCACCTACTCGAAAGTGTTCGACGGCGTGCTGGTCGCCAAGGGCAATCCGAAGGGCATCAACGGCATCAACATGTCGATGTGCGGCACGGCGGCCGCCGAAAACACCGGCTATGTCGAGGTGCCCCTGATCCAGGCCCTGATCCCGGAATGCAAGAAGGCCGGCAAGGCCGAGCCGACAATCCAGCTCTACGACAACAACGCCAACTGCATCCAGGCGATCCTGGCCGGCCGCGCCGACACCTACATCAACGACGTCAATACCGTCGACAGTGCGGTGAAGGCCTATCCGGACAAGCTGGAGAAGGCGGTCGCGGTGACAATCCCGTATTCGGTCGGCATCGCCGTCCCGAAGGACAAGCCGAAATTCCGCGACGCCGTGCTGGCCGCACTGATCGAGGTGCAGAAGGCCGGCACGCATATGGAGCTTCTGAAGAAGCACGGGCTCGATGTGAACAACTTCAAGGAACCGGACATTCTGACGGCTGACTGATGTCGCTGTTCCTCCATTACCTGAGCATGCCGTATCTGCTCGAGGGCATCGAGCTCACCCTCGAGGTGACTGCCCTCGGGCTCGGTGGCGGATTGATCCTCGGATTGATCCTCGCCGGCATGCAGCTCTCGCGCTTCTGGCCCCTGGCGGCGATCGCCAGGGCCTACACCGTGATCTTCCGCGGCACGCCGCTGATCCTCCAGATGGTGTTCGCCTACGACGCGCTGCCGCATATCGGCATCAAGCTGCCGGCGGTGCTGGCCGCCGGTCTCGCGCTCGCCTGCAACGAGGCGCCGTTCATCGCAGAGATGCTGCGCGCCGGTGTGCTCGGCGTCGACCGCGGGCAGGTGACGGCCGGCCAGGCGCTCGGCATGACGCCGCGGATCTTGATGTGGCGGGTGATCGCGCCGCAGGCGATCCGCACCATGATTCCTGCGTTTGGCAACGAGGCGGTGAGTGCGCTGAAGAATTCCTCGCTGGCGTCCGTCGTCGCGGTCCAGGAGCTGACCTTGCGCTCGACCCAGTTGGCGTCCTCGACCTTCGACTTCTTCTCGATCTTCTTCGCCTCGGGTCTTTTGTATCTCGTGCTGACCTTCGCCATCAGCATCATCCAGTTGTTCGTCGAATGGCTGCTCGATCTCGATCGCGCCAAGGGACGGAAGCGCAAGCTCGCCGACTATCTGCCCTGGCGTCGCGTCGATCTCGGCACCAAGCTGGAGCTTGCGGGGACGACCGTCGCCGATCCCGAACCCGTGCAGGCAGAGCTGACCGACACGCCGCCGCTTGCTCTGACCAGAGAGGAGCGCACGCGGCGTTCCGCGACGATCGCGCGCAACAACATCGCGGTCGAGACTAAGGACCTCACCAAGAGCTATGGCACGCAAAAGGTGCTCGGCGGCCTCGATCTGACCGTTCGCGTCGGCGAAGTGGTCGCGCTGCTCGGCCCCAGCGGCTCGGGCAAGAGCACGCTGCTCCGCTGCATCAACCATCTCGAAAGCTGGGACGGAGGCACCGTGCGCGTCGGCGGCCGCCGCCTCGGCTTTGACGACGACGGCAAGTTGCTGTCACCGCGGGCGATCGCCAACGAGCGGGCAACCGTCGGTGTCGGCATGGTGTTCCAGCAGTTCAATTTGTTCGCCCATCTGTCGGCACGCGAAAACATCGCCGGGCCTTTGCGCTGGGTCCACGGTATGCCCCGCATCGACGCCGACCGTCGCGCCACGGAGCTGCTCGACCGTGTTGGTCTCTCGCATCGCGCCGACGCGCTGCCGCGACATCTCTCCGGCGGCCAGCAGCAGCGCGTCGCCATCGCCCGCGCGCTGGCGCCCAATCCAAGCGTGCTGCTCTTGGACGAGCCGACCTCGGCGCTCGATCCCGAGCTCGTCAACGAGGTACTGGAAGTGATCCGGCGGCTCGCCATCGACGACGGTCTCACCATGATCATCTCGACGCACCAGATCCGCTTTGCCGATGAAGTCGCCGACCGCGTCGCTTTCCTGAGCGGCGGCACCATCATCGAGGAGGGACCGGCGCACGAGGTACTCACCAATCCCCGCAATCCGCTGACGGCGCGTTTCCTCAGCGTGATGGAAGCCGACAAGGCTCCGGAGGCCGTGCAATGAGCGCTGCCTTCGTAAGGTTCAAGACTCCCGAAGAGGCCACCTCATGAAGCATTTCACGCTGCCGGTTTCGCCGAAGACCGTCCACTGGGGCTATTTCTCCAAGAAGGTGACGCCGGCCCTGACATTGCGCTCCGGGGATCGCGCCACCATCGAGACGCTGACCCATCATGCCAATGACGATTACGAGCGCATGATCCAGGGCGATCCCGGTGCCGAGAGCGTGTTCCAGTGGACGCGCGAGCACAAGGCGGTGGCGCGCCGCGGCTCGGGCCCGACCGAAGGTCCGTTCATCCGCGGCGCAGGCGAGGGGATCGGCGTGCATCTCCTCACTGGTCCCGTCGCGATTGAAGGTGCCGAGCCCGGCGATATCCTGGAAGTGCGCATCCTCGACATCCGGCCGCGACCGAGCTGCAGCGCCTGCCATGCCGGCCGCTGCTTCGGCTCCAACGTCGCGGCCAATTGGGGCTTTCACTATCACGATTTGATCGAAGAGCCGAAGCCGCGCGAGGTCGTCACCATCTTCGAGCTCGACACCTCGGGCGAGCCTTATGCGAAAGCGGTCTACAACTACGTCTGGACGCCGCAGACCGACCCCGACGGCATCGTGCATCCCACCATCGACTATCCCGGCGTGCGCGTCGATCACGCCACCGTCAGTAAGCGCGAAAACATTCTGTCGAGCGTGAGGGTGCCCGCGCGATTGCATTTCGGCACCATGGGCCTCGCGCCCTCGGAAGCCGACTTCGTCAGCTCGATTCCACCGAGCTACACCGGCGGCAACATCGACGACTGGCGCATCGGCAAGGGCGCGCGGATGTTCTATCCGGTCGCGGTCCCCGGCGCCTATTTCTCGGTCGGCGATCCCCACGCCGCGCAAGGCGACAGCGAGCTCGGCGGCACCGCAATCGAGACCTCGCTCACCGGCGATTTCGAGTTCATCCTGCACAAGAAGGCTGATCTGGCCGGCACCAATCTGGAGGGCCTCGACCATCCGATGCTGGAGACCGATCACGCCTGGTCGTTCTACGGCTTCACCTATCCGAACTATCTCGCCGCGCTCGGCGCCGACGCACAAACCGAGATTGCCAATCACTCGAGCCTCGACCGTGCGATGCGCGATGCGTTCAGAAAACTCCGGCGGTTCCTGATGACCGTGCACGGTCTCAGCGAGGACGAGGCGATCTCGCTGCTGTCGGTCGGCGCCGATTTCGGCGTCACCCAGGTCGTCGACGCCAATTGGGGCGTCCACGGCACGATTCGCAAGAACATCTTTCGATGCGATTGACGGGGGTAGCCCGGATGGAGCGAAGCGCAATCCGGGACAGCGTCGATGGCGGCCCGATTCCCGGATTACGCTTCGCTCCATCCG includes the following:
- a CDS encoding ABC transporter permease — translated: MGRELLSSQHRKAGSGRGSRIQAAAKEILAQAARPDRWGTLALMDISLRYRRTVIGPLWITLTLAATIASVGTVYAALFKQDIAGFLPPFAVGLIVWTLIATTLQEGSSIFVASGHLIKAVPAPLIVHVLQMIARNVLIFAHHLVIVALLYIVMPWPLHGSMLLAVPGFAILLIVLLGGSIALGMLCARFRDIGTGIVSGLQFIFFLTPIIWTEDALRGTAFDWLIRANPFATLLDLVRRPLLSQPTDPVQWLLGAIYAIVVAVIAFGCYAKYRHRVAYWL
- a CDS encoding ABC transporter ATP-binding protein — its product is MSLAAHIVLRNVSVNFPVLSFRDRSLRSRFVTAVTLRRTPAVPHIVSALNDVSLDIRAGDRVAIIGANGAGKTTLLRVLAGIYHPTAGSVDVLGRCLSLFDLSAGFDEEATGYENIVRRGLVIGARRSEIDARGAEIAEFTELGDRLDLPLRTYSSGMMLRLIFAVATAVEGEIVLLDEWIGVGDQQFRRKARQRLDEIVARAGILVLASHDIELIQSTCNRAILLEEGRITAAGPTDAILAKYLAGPGGAKA
- a CDS encoding ABC transporter substrate-binding protein, with protein sequence METRVLPHARGIARASLPWRKVALGATIAFGFVAAAPLSAQAAAPAACAALQEKYPDWKGKTLVNAINPHTPGYETIDPKDPSKYIGFDIDLGEAIGECLGFKLTYKPVTFAALLTTLAAGQADIVISDIYATKERAKAADFITYSKVFDGVLVAKGNPKGINGINMSMCGTAAAENTGYVEVPLIQALIPECKKAGKAEPTIQLYDNNANCIQAILAGRADTYINDVNTVDSAVKAYPDKLEKAVAVTIPYSVGIAVPKDKPKFRDAVLAALIEVQKAGTHMELLKKHGLDVNNFKEPDILTAD
- a CDS encoding amino acid ABC transporter permease/ATP-binding protein; the protein is MSLFLHYLSMPYLLEGIELTLEVTALGLGGGLILGLILAGMQLSRFWPLAAIARAYTVIFRGTPLILQMVFAYDALPHIGIKLPAVLAAGLALACNEAPFIAEMLRAGVLGVDRGQVTAGQALGMTPRILMWRVIAPQAIRTMIPAFGNEAVSALKNSSLASVVAVQELTLRSTQLASSTFDFFSIFFASGLLYLVLTFAISIIQLFVEWLLDLDRAKGRKRKLADYLPWRRVDLGTKLELAGTTVADPEPVQAELTDTPPLALTREERTRRSATIARNNIAVETKDLTKSYGTQKVLGGLDLTVRVGEVVALLGPSGSGKSTLLRCINHLESWDGGTVRVGGRRLGFDDDGKLLSPRAIANERATVGVGMVFQQFNLFAHLSARENIAGPLRWVHGMPRIDADRRATELLDRVGLSHRADALPRHLSGGQQQRVAIARALAPNPSVLLLDEPTSALDPELVNEVLEVIRRLAIDDGLTMIISTHQIRFADEVADRVAFLSGGTIIEEGPAHEVLTNPRNPLTARFLSVMEADKAPEAVQ
- a CDS encoding acetamidase/formamidase family protein, translating into MKHFTLPVSPKTVHWGYFSKKVTPALTLRSGDRATIETLTHHANDDYERMIQGDPGAESVFQWTREHKAVARRGSGPTEGPFIRGAGEGIGVHLLTGPVAIEGAEPGDILEVRILDIRPRPSCSACHAGRCFGSNVAANWGFHYHDLIEEPKPREVVTIFELDTSGEPYAKAVYNYVWTPQTDPDGIVHPTIDYPGVRVDHATVSKRENILSSVRVPARLHFGTMGLAPSEADFVSSIPPSYTGGNIDDWRIGKGARMFYPVAVPGAYFSVGDPHAAQGDSELGGTAIETSLTGDFEFILHKKADLAGTNLEGLDHPMLETDHAWSFYGFTYPNYLAALGADAQTEIANHSSLDRAMRDAFRKLRRFLMTVHGLSEDEAISLLSVGADFGVTQVVDANWGVHGTIRKNIFRCD